One Nitrospirota bacterium genomic window, GTCCTCCGGCGGGAGCACCCCGTCCACGGCTCCCGTTCCGATCGCGGCCTGCGGCATGCCCGGGAACTCGGCTGTGCCGGGCTCCTGCACGAACACGCATCCGCCCGCACTTCTTATTGCCTGGATACCGCGGGCGCCGTCCGTCCCCGCGCCGGACAGGACCACGGCAATCGCCCGCCCCCCTACATCGGCGGCAAGGGATTCGAAGAACTCGTCGATCGGCAGATGGGCGTGCCGGGCAGGGCTTTTCGCGGTATGGAAAACGCCGTCCCTGATGCGCACCTCTTTTCCCGGCGGACAGAGGTAGAGCCTGCCGGGATGCACATGAACACCGTCATCGATCTCCATGACCGCGAGCCCTGGCTCACGGGAAAGGAGCAGTTCCGGCAAACGGCTTTTGTGATCACGAGAGAGGTGCTGGACGAAGACAAGCGCGAAATCCGCCTGTTCGGGAGCAGAGGACAGGAACGAATGAAGGGCCTTGAGGCCTCCGGCCGACGCTCCGATGCCGACGATAAAAAAGTCCTGTTTGTCGCTGTGAGTTTGCGAGGGCCGGTGCTGTGCCGTGGATGCGTTGTTCCGCTTGGGCTTCGACAGGCGGGATTTCCCCGGGGACACCGGCTTTTTCTTCTCGCTTTTTTTCGCTTTGGCTTTTCTTAATGCCATGACATCTCCCTTGCGGGGTCGGATACTGTCGGGGCGCGGCTGGAAGGTATTTGTCAGGCTTCATACTATCGGAAAGCCCGGGGAAAAGCAATAGACAGGCGTCACCCGTTTATCGTGTCAGGCACAGCCCTGAGGCTTGCCGCCGCGGGAGTTTGTCTCGCCGATAGCAATGAGCGCGACACTAAAGTCGCAAATCCTGTGTTCTCAAGTAGTTTTGGAAAGAGCCCAAGATAAAAGTGAGGAACCTGAGAGGGCGCAGAGGGTAGGCGAAAAAATACTCCCAAACTTACTAAGATCAAATACATTTCTCTGAGTTCTCTGCCTGCACCCGCGTATCGCAAGAGCACGGTGAGGCGGCTTTTGACAATGCGCTTCGAGGTCTTACTTTTTCGTTAACTGCTGCAGGATGATCCGGTAGTCCTCCGGTGTGTCCATGTCGAGGATCACGCCCCGGTCGAGAACCGTGAGGACCCTCACACGGCCGGGGTCCTTCCGGACGACGTCCCGGAGCGTAGGGACCGAAAATATTTCGCTCACAACGGGCCCCGGGAACAGGACCGGGTGCCCGCGCCTTCCTTCATAGTCGGGAATAATGATGGAAGCGGGGAATGCCTTGTGTTCGCTCACCATGAGTCTGATGGTTTCAGGCGATACGAGCGGATGATCGGAGAGACAGATGAGCACCGGCGATTCCGTGCCAAGACCTTTCAACCCGGTCTTGACCGATTCCGCCATATCGCTCCCGGGCGTGTCATTGACAGCGATGGTGAGCGGCAGATCGTCCAATGAATCAGCGATGCCGTTGTCAGCACTATTGAGAACAACAACGATATGCGCGACCCCGGCATGCATCAGCGTGTCGATGCAGTACCGGATGACGGGCTTGTCACCGAGCGGCAGCAGCTGTTTCGCCCGCCCCATCCTCCTGGACAAGCCTGCTGCAAGCAGCACTGCCGAGACGGGCAGGTCCATGCTCTCTCCTCTTCTGGATGATCTGCGCCATGATGCTCACCGCTATCTCCTCAGGCGTGACCGACCCGATGGGAAGGCCCACGGGAATGACCACGCGGTTGATATTCTCCGGGGAGAACGCCGCTTCCTTCAGCGCGTTGAACAGGATGCCCTTCTTGCGCCTGCTGCCGAGAAGCCCTACGTATCGCGCAGGCGTCCTGAGCGCGGCCTTGACCGCGTCGAGGTCGTGATTGTGGCCGCGCGTGGCCACAACGATGAACGTCCCGGCTTCGATTGCGACATCCTTGAAGACCTGTTCGAAGCCGCTCACCACCACGTCGTTCGCTTCGGGGATATTCTCCCGGTTCGCGAAGGCTTCCCGGTCGTCCGCCACGGTCACACGGAACCCCGTGAACCGGGCCAGCTTCGTCAGGGCCTTCCCGACATGGCCGGCCCCGAGTATCATCAGGTGAGGTTCGAGCAGGACGGGCTCGATGTACACGAGCACGCTGCCGCCGCACACGAGCCCGCCTTCGAGCTCCTTCAGCTCGAAAGGGAGGGTTGCCGGGTTGCCGTCCTTCACGGCCATGAGCGCGGCCTGCACGACGTCAGCCTCGAGGCATCCGCCGCCCAGGGTCCCCATGATCGACCCGTCGTCGCGGACCAGCATCTTGGCCCCCTGTTTCTGCGGCGACGACCCGCGGCACTCAACGATCGTGGCGATGGCCGATGTCCTGCCCAGGCGTTTGAGCCTCAGGGCTTCCTCATAGATCTGCATGAAATCCCTCCATGGAACGCGGGTAGCATAAGCGCGAAGTCGCGGAATGTTCCCAAGGAGAAGACACCGTAAAGGTGCTTTTGCCTTCCTTTGCGTCCTTCGCGTCTTAGCGGTGAAAGCTTTTGAATTTGGTTTACACTTTCTTCATCGCCGTGAGGACCGTCTCGGGCCTCATGGGCAGCCGCCTGATCCTCGCTCCCGTCGCGGCGAAGACCGCGTTCGCGACCGCGGGGGCGATCGGCGGGACACCAGGCTCGCCGATGCCGCCGAGCTTCTCGCTGCTCTTCACGATATGGACATCGACCTCCGGGGCTTCGCTCATCCTGAGGATTTCGTAATCGGCAAAGTTCTCGGACTTGATGCCGCCGTTCGCGATCTCCATCTTTTCCTTCAGGGCCGCGGAGAGGCCCATGGTGATGCCGCCCGTCATCTGGGCCTGCACGATGGCCGGGTTCACTACCGGGCCGCAGTCCACCGCGCAGGTAACCTTATGGACGGTGATTGCGCCGGTCCTGGTGTCCACCGAGACCTCGGCCACCTGGGCAACATAGCTGTCGAACGAGAGGGCGTAGGCAATGCCTCGCGCCCGGCCTTTCGGAAGCGGTTTGCCCCAGCCCGCTTTTTCGGCCGCAACCTGCAGCACGCGCGCGGGACGCGGGTGGTTCTTGAGAAGCCCGAGCCTGAATTCCAGCGGGTCCTTTCCCGCGGCGTGCGACAGCTCGTCGACGAAGCTTTCAACCGTGAAAGCGTTGTGCGAGCTGCCCACGGACCGCCAGAAGCCCACGGGCACGGGCGTATCGATGCGAACGTACTCGACCGCCACGTTCGGGATCTCATATTCCAGGTTCTCGACACCCTCGACCGCCGCGTTATCGATGCCGTTCTTCATCATCTGCGGAAACACGCGGGCGAAGATGGAGGGGCAGACAATCTTGTGCGACCAGGCGCTGGCGCGGCCTTGCGCGTCGACAGCGCCTTCTATCCTGCTCAGGTTCATGGGCCGGTAAAAATCGTTCTGGATGTCCTCCTCCCGCTTCCAGACCAGCTTGACCGGCTTGCCCGTCGCCTTGGAAAGGAGCAGGGCCTCTTCGACGAAATCCCGCTCGAAGCGCCTGCCGAACCCGCCGCCGAGGAACGTTGTATGCACATTGACCTGCTCCGGCTTCAGCCCCGCGATCTCGGCGGCCATCGCGAGAACGCCTGTCTGGTTCTGCGTGGGCGCCCAGATGTC contains:
- a CDS encoding xanthine dehydrogenase family protein molybdopterin-binding subunit: MKIDLTRRQFLKMTGTGLAIAVASTATGYRLLSAAELEKAGQAFHPNVWLEVRPDNAVVVTVNKSEMGQGVYTSLTMIVADELDADWKGVRMQPAPAGDAYKDPVWGSQSTGGSSSIRHMHEPLRKAGAAARTMLLLAAARQWGVPVQECAVDLGKVRHVKSNRVLSYGELSEKASKLEVPQNPVLKTEKEFRYIGKDVPRLDAVDKVNGSARFGIDSFVPGMLYAAIARPPAFGAELASSDKEAAQAVPGVRAVVPVSHGMAVCADTIDAAWRGRDALKPDWRNPKHPNLSNASLEQEFTARLGTNGIVARNDGSVLNALGAAAKKIESTYLLPFLSHATMEPMNCTAHVRSDGCDIWAPTQNQTGVLAMAAEIAGLKPEQVNVHTTFLGGGFGRRFERDFVEEALLLSKATGKPVKLVWKREEDIQNDFYRPMNLSRIEGAVDAQGRASAWSHKIVCPSIFARVFPQMMKNGIDNAAVEGVENLEYEIPNVAVEYVRIDTPVPVGFWRSVGSSHNAFTVESFVDELSHAAGKDPLEFRLGLLKNHPRPARVLQVAAEKAGWGKPLPKGRARGIAYALSFDSYVAQVAEVSVDTRTGAITVHKVTCAVDCGPVVNPAIVQAQMTGGITMGLSAALKEKMEIANGGIKSENFADYEILRMSEAPEVDVHIVKSSEKLGGIGEPGVPPIAPAVANAVFAATGARIRRLPMRPETVLTAMKKV
- a CDS encoding chemotaxis protein CheB; its protein translation is MALRKAKAKKSEKKKPVSPGKSRLSKPKRNNASTAQHRPSQTHSDKQDFFIVGIGASAGGLKALHSFLSSAPEQADFALVFVQHLSRDHKSRLPELLLSREPGLAVMEIDDGVHVHPGRLYLCPPGKEVRIRDGVFHTAKSPARHAHLPIDEFFESLAADVGGRAIAVVLSGAGTDGARGIQAIRSAGGCVFVQEPGTAEFPGMPQAAIGTGAVDGVLPPED
- a CDS encoding XdhC/CoxI family protein — encoded protein: MQIYEEALRLKRLGRTSAIATIVECRGSSPQKQGAKMLVRDDGSIMGTLGGGCLEADVVQAALMAVKDGNPATLPFELKELEGGLVCGGSVLVYIEPVLLEPHLMILGAGHVGKALTKLARFTGFRVTVADDREAFANRENIPEANDVVVSGFEQVFKDVAIEAGTFIVVATRGHNHDLDAVKAALRTPARYVGLLGSRRKKGILFNALKEAAFSPENINRVVIPVGLPIGSVTPEEIAVSIMAQIIQKRREHGPARLGSAACSRLVQEDGAGETAAAAR
- a CDS encoding nucleotidyltransferase family protein; translated protein: MGRAKQLLPLGDKPVIRYCIDTLMHAGVAHIVVVLNSADNGIADSLDDLPLTIAVNDTPGSDMAESVKTGLKGLGTESPVLICLSDHPLVSPETIRLMVSEHKAFPASIIIPDYEGRRGHPVLFPGPVVSEIFSVPTLRDVVRKDPGRVRVLTVLDRGVILDMDTPEDYRIILQQLTKK